ATGGAGCCATTATCCTGTATGGACATTAGAACAACGCTTTCATCTTTTGAGTGACGTGCAATTACCGTAAACACGCCGGTCTTGGGTGAATAACGCATCAATCTATGTATGTCTATGTCATTTGGAGGTAACCTTGGGGTAATTAGTGGGTATGGTTCGGTGGTGGTTTCGCGCTCGCCAGGTGATGAACGTGAAAAGACCATCGGCGCATTAGCAACCGTCCAGGGCACTGAGCTCTTTTCAGTGTCAAAACAGCTATAAATTGCGAACCAACAATCACTCACTTCTTAAtataatttgaatttaaaagcaaattcaaacaaattttcgaGAGAAAAGTTCTAAAAGAGGGGTTTACATACAGAAacaggacttttttttctcgcagaaGCTAAGTCGGAACAACGACGAGACCTCAGTGACATAACCAACGAAAAACCGGGGAAAAAATTTAACAGGATGAAACACACGTCTAAAATATAACGAATATATAACGTATAGTATAAAATATAacgaaaaatatagaaataaagttTTAAGTTGCAATCAAATAAAGACACGGAGTCAATAATAATTCGCAGCTTTCATCCAGccaacaaaaatatttgaataatttttcaaatcacaGTTATAGACATTCAAATACGTTTGTAAATCATAGTACTAAATTAAGTTAACACTGTTACCATTCATAATTTTATTGATATTAGTTAGTTCCACTCGAAAATCCCTAATTCACATGTGAAGTCGCTGTGGAATTGCCGATGTTTTAACGATTAGATCAGTTGTTGCAAATGTCCGCAATTTGTTTCCCCGGATTCTTGCAGGAGGAGAACGGACAGCGTCGCTTTTCAATTCTTATATCAGAGAGTGACAGCGGTTGAACAGAAGCAAAAGCAATTTTTAGTGCAAACCTAGCAATTGATAGTTGATCGGAGGGACGACGCGAGAGTTGAGTCGTGAACGGCAAACTGGGCAGAATACCATGTAAGTAGATCCAGCAAGAAGTGAATCTaaacaaaggaaagaaagaaaaaaattcagaaaaaattggTACCTAACGTCCAGTCGTTCTGATAGCTAAAAGTCCGCAAATAATAGTCAAGTAAACAGGATGCGTGAAAAGTTTTCTCCTAAATGTTCAATAGGTtgcgaaaaaatatttgttggtttttttttcacggaacTAAcgtgtttttcaaatttatcatCTAATTTCCCGTATAGTATTGGCTTTTGCGCGACTTtgttactttttaattttatcatgGAAGAGATAAAAGAACGTGTCGCAGTCGCTGAGTTTGCATAAGAGAGATAAAAAAaccctcagaaaaaaaaaaacgaaaaaacatgGACTTCTCGGTTTGGTCCACattgaaacaaaagaaatcttaGAAATACGTTCTAATAATGTTGATAAATTGAAAGTGCCATCGATGGATGGTTAGGACGAAATAACGGTGGAAGGGAGTGAGACCATCATAGGCCATTAGAAGACCTTCCGCAAACGTAGTGATACTGAACTaggtaatttttccaaaatattatTAGGGTATCGATGGAAATATTCAAAGGACAGATTTCTGATCTCACGTGTTTGATTACTTACAACTGgttcatatttcaaaaattttggaacaaaTCTTTCTATTTTACACATTGTACTGAAAGAGGTCAAAAATGTAAAAGAGTAATTTCGTCTGAAGATTGGCCATTCTTCGGTGACGCAAGGATTTTTATTCGaaacaaaattataaataGATCAAACAGTCAACAGTTAGCTGcagcaaaacacaaaaacaggAACTACAACAAAATACTAGACTTAACCAACAGCTCAAATGATCCATCCGTATCAACTCAATACCAGAGAACACAATTAGGGGATCAGGCAGCAAGAAAATCGGCCTCTACTAAAGTCCCATCAAGATATCCTTTCAAAAAGATTGCAGATCGTTATGATCGGTTCCTGGCTACACATATATGACCAATTAAATGGCTTTCTTTTGCTGTTGTGCAATGGCACAACGTAtctgaatttttggaaatatccTTTCAAACCTGTGAATACTCCccgtttcttttaaaaagaatacGTCTTACCTGTACATGCTGAGCAAAAAGAGTGTCCACAGGCAAGAAgtcgaggaggaggagaagtgATCGAGAACGGCTCAAAACAGACCTGAACATGATTCCTCTAGAGACCCATCACTTTCTTCTCGTCGTCTGTAACACAGACATGTTGCAATACCGTATCCGAAGATCTGCATAATCATTATTAATGCTCGCGTTTTCCGgttaaataaatttgagaTTGAAAACCTCGCATTTTTGAGTAAAATGCACTTAATTAGATTGATGTACTCATTTCTCTGCATATTTCTGTTTCCTGAATAAATTCATGAGAAATTTCGAGTTAAGACTGCTTCCTTGAACTAGTCAATTGTatcagaaaattctttctCATCTTATCCCTCAATACTTCCTTCCAATAACTTCCTACGCTTCTGTCGACatgacttttttgaattaaaatctGTTCCTGATGCACCACAAGAAAACTCTGATTTATGCTTTAAAAAGCTGgattcattttcaaacatGACGGAATTAGTTGAAACTCTCAAATCTCGTTAGTTTTTGACTCAGTaactttttaacaaaaaaaaaacgttggagAATCCCAAGACTAGTTATCACTGGCTCTGGCTCTCCAAAACTAAACTATACGTCAATCCATGAACACTGTCATTTCTGCCTAGACTTCCAAACTCTGCAAAATTTCGGTGGATGTTAGTGCGCTTGGCTGAGTAAACATGAGAGTACGTCGGCAGCCAGTGTACTTCGGCTGGTCGAGAGGAAAACGACTGCAGGTGCAGACAGCTTAGACTGATTTTGAGCTTCTCCGGGAGAGAATCTTGGGAATTGAATAAATTAGAaggatttattatttatttatttattgtcggcaaaagaaaagagtatAGTAATGACCTTAAAAAGCAGAAAGTAACAAACCTTAAAAATGTTTGTAGTTGAAAATGATTCGTGTACAGTACCAATATTAAAATCTACTTCCTTTATgatttatgcaaaaaaaaaacagtaaaatttaGACACGCAGATTTTGCTCATTCGTTGTCATGAGGTATGCAATAGTAATCGTTCTGGAAAATAGATCAGAATGACATGAACTGCACGTTTATTTATTCGGCCAAGAATTCAACTATTCATGACCCAAAGTGAGCGAGTGAAACAAAtctgcttcatttttatcgtttctatcatttctttttctaattcatAATAACCCTATCTGGACCTGAGCCATAGAACTAACATGAATTGCTAAAGTAATAGGATTCTATTAGGAACACACTGAATCAGTGCCTTTGATTTCGTTGAAGCTccagaaaaatcaagatttGATCTCGACATGCAGGACAGCTGGAATTTCTTCCGtgtgaaaaaagcagaaaaatggtAAATCTCTAAAATGAGTCGGTGAGTCACGTTTTAAAATGTGAAGTTTTTAGCAACTTACCAACGTTATCGACATATCTGCTTTCGTTTATTCCCCAAAATATGTAAGTCTTTGTTATAGCTTACTCTATGTGGGCGAAAATATCTGTTTCTTTCAACTCCTTCATTATCTCCAATTTATAATTTCTAACAGTCAAAACGGTACAGGAACTTCGTTACGCAAAGCATGGAAAAGCACACTGCGATCGAAATGTTAGAAGAGCACTAGCGTTCCTGGATTCACCACTATGACGTATCACAGCGATGATCGCATGCGATATAGAGCGATATATCCATACTCAAGAGATACCATGGCTAAAAACTTGTTGATGAGACTTGACGGAAATTTAATACTTTTACATTAGATACCACTTTTATACTTATATTTGACGAAATAATTTATTGCTAAACTCACTCGACAGGCAACAGGCATGACCAGGATTAGACAGTCGCGAAATGAGAGcagttttgaaatttaagaATAGGGGAACTTGGCCGGATTTTTCTCAGATGAACAATATTTGCATTGCGACTCACGAATTTGCCGTCCTTCTTAATGGCGGCCGAAGAGTACATAATCTGTATTTCGCAGCAGGGCACggtcaaaaaaagttgaacacgTTAGAATGTTTCAAAATTAAGTACGAAATAAAACGACTGCAAAGTATCTCACGCGAATAGGAGACAACGTActaacaagaaagaaaaaagcaaggaCAGGAATAAAATCAAACATTTATAAAGTACTAAGCGgcaagaacaaaagaaaaaaaaacgaattctgCAGAAGCGAGAACTCAGTCGATTGTTTTTGACAACCGAGTCTTGGAGCTAGAGGTCGCCACATACGCTTGACTACAGTAGGTCAAAACTTATGGAGATAAGAGACCCATCATGTTTGTCATAGCGGCAAAAACTTCTCCCTTACTTATTTCCCGCTACCCAAAAGTTCGGTGACATTGAGGGGTTCACGCTTTTGCTAACGTTACCTCTAAGCTTGTACCACAACTTTTCTTGCGCCTATTTTTCTGTTCCgagtatccaaaaaaaaaagaaatagaaattactACCCATAC
This window of the Necator americanus strain Aroian chromosome III, whole genome shotgun sequence genome carries:
- a CDS encoding hypothetical protein (NECATOR_CHRIII.G13235.T4) — encoded protein: MYSSAAIKKDGKFVCFEPFSITSPPPRLLACGHSFCSACTDSLLAGSTYMVFCPVCRSRLNSRVVPPINYQLLELKSDAVRSPPARIRGNKLRTFATTDLIVKTSAIPQRLHM